From a region of the Geothrix sp. 21YS21S-2 genome:
- a CDS encoding outer membrane protein: protein MHREFLHRLFTAAALLCALPALAQAPAPEATLGYSAFHERPSSGLDQRLNGFSLGFRHSFDRTWSLEAAFNRQTGTEGGSVSMRQLGLMAGPRYSRTLAPRWQAFAHVLAGFQQLSAWEGAASDKKNSLALAPGAGVDFALNRNVSLRAQEEFVFTRFAGKGQNNVAFYLGVVLRK from the coding sequence ATGCATCGGGAATTCCTGCACCGACTCTTCACCGCGGCCGCCCTGCTCTGCGCCCTGCCGGCCCTGGCCCAGGCCCCCGCGCCGGAAGCGACGCTCGGCTACTCCGCCTTCCACGAGCGTCCTTCCTCGGGCCTCGACCAGCGGCTCAACGGTTTCTCCCTGGGCTTCCGGCACAGCTTCGACCGCACCTGGAGCCTGGAGGCGGCCTTCAACCGCCAGACCGGCACCGAAGGCGGCTCCGTGAGCATGCGCCAGCTGGGCCTCATGGCCGGGCCGCGCTACTCCCGCACCCTCGCCCCCCGTTGGCAGGCCTTCGCCCACGTCCTGGCCGGCTTCCAGCAACTGTCGGCCTGGGAGGGCGCCGCCTCCGACAAGAAGAACTCCCTGGCCCTCGCGCCGGGCGCGGGGGTGGACTTCGCCCTCAACCGCAACGTCTCGCTGCGGGCCCAGGAGGAGTTCGTGTTCACGCGGTTCGCGGGCAAGGGGCAGAACAACGTGGCCTTCTACCTGGGCGTGGTCCTCCGGAAATAG
- the ptsG gene encoding PTS glucose transporter subunit IIBC: MNLNPFGFLQKVGKALMLPVAVLPVAGLLLGIGAAHFSFIPAPASIIMKESGDVIFGSLPLIFAIGVALGFTDNDGVSAVAAAIGFLVMTATLGVMAGLFHVPPKTVMGIPSMQTGVFGGILAGGLAAFMFNRFYRISLPDYLGFFGGKRFVPIITALGAILLGVLLSVIWPPVQGGINGLSHWAAVGSPRTAATLYGLVERLLLPFGLHHIWNVPFFFEMGSYTDAAGKAVSGDINRFFAGDPTAGILSGAFLFKMFGLPGAAIAIWHTARPENRVKVGGIMVSAALTSFLTGITEPIEFAFMFVAPALYLVHAVLAASTQFVANTLGMHMGFTFSQGGIDFLMFNALGRFAQNWWLVLLLGPAYGLAYYGIFRWVILRFDLRTPGREDEAAPARAGLGAGGRAGDLVAAFGGRENIASLDACITRLRVAVRDAARVDDAALKALGASGVVHVGKSVQAIFGPLSENLKTDMELHLRGGARPEGRALRLLEALKGPGNILALDPVAATRLRVRLADPDLDPKALEAAGVRAVMDLPGGERDLIVGMEAGALAEALK; the protein is encoded by the coding sequence CTCCCCGTTGCCGTGCTGCCCGTGGCGGGGCTGCTCCTGGGCATCGGCGCGGCCCACTTCTCCTTCATCCCCGCCCCGGCCTCCATCATCATGAAGGAGTCGGGCGACGTCATCTTCGGCAGCCTGCCGCTCATCTTCGCCATCGGCGTGGCGCTGGGCTTCACGGACAACGACGGCGTCTCCGCCGTCGCCGCGGCCATCGGCTTCCTGGTGATGACGGCCACCCTGGGCGTCATGGCCGGCCTCTTCCACGTGCCCCCGAAGACCGTCATGGGCATCCCCTCCATGCAGACCGGCGTCTTCGGCGGCATCCTTGCGGGGGGCCTCGCGGCCTTCATGTTCAACCGCTTCTATCGCATCTCGCTGCCGGACTACCTGGGGTTCTTCGGCGGCAAGCGCTTCGTGCCCATCATCACCGCCCTGGGGGCGATCCTCCTGGGCGTCCTGCTCTCCGTCATCTGGCCGCCGGTGCAGGGCGGGATCAACGGCCTCTCCCACTGGGCCGCCGTGGGCAGCCCCCGCACCGCCGCCACCCTCTATGGCCTCGTGGAGCGGCTGCTGCTGCCCTTCGGCCTCCACCACATCTGGAACGTGCCCTTCTTCTTCGAGATGGGATCCTACACCGACGCCGCGGGCAAGGCCGTGAGCGGGGACATCAACCGCTTCTTCGCGGGCGACCCCACCGCCGGGATCCTTTCCGGCGCCTTCCTCTTCAAGATGTTCGGCCTGCCCGGGGCGGCCATCGCCATCTGGCACACGGCCCGGCCCGAGAACCGCGTGAAGGTGGGCGGCATCATGGTGTCGGCCGCGCTCACCTCGTTCCTCACGGGCATCACCGAACCCATCGAGTTCGCCTTCATGTTCGTGGCGCCGGCGCTGTACCTGGTCCACGCCGTGCTGGCGGCCTCCACCCAGTTCGTGGCCAACACCCTGGGCATGCACATGGGCTTCACCTTCTCCCAGGGCGGCATCGACTTCCTCATGTTCAACGCGCTGGGCCGTTTCGCCCAGAACTGGTGGCTGGTGCTCCTGCTCGGCCCCGCGTACGGCCTGGCCTACTACGGGATCTTCCGCTGGGTGATCCTGCGCTTCGACCTCCGGACGCCGGGCCGGGAGGACGAGGCGGCCCCTGCCCGGGCCGGCCTCGGCGCCGGCGGGCGCGCCGGGGACCTGGTGGCGGCCTTCGGGGGGCGGGAGAACATCGCCAGCCTCGACGCCTGCATCACCCGCCTGCGGGTGGCGGTGCGCGACGCGGCCCGGGTGGACGACGCCGCCCTCAAGGCCCTGGGCGCCTCGGGCGTGGTGCACGTGGGCAAGAGCGTCCAGGCCATCTTCGGGCCCCTGTCGGAGAACCTGAAGACCGACATGGAGCTGCACCTCAGGGGCGGCGCCCGCCCCGAAGGCCGGGCCCTGCGGCTCCTGGAGGCCCTCAAGGGCCCCGGGAACATCCTCGCCCTGGACCCGGTGGCGGCAACGCGCCTGCGGGTGCGCCTGGCTGACCCGGACCTGGACCCCAAAGCCCTGGAGGCCGCAGGCGTGAGGGCCGTCATGGACCTGCCCGGCGGCGAGCGGGACCTCATCGTGGGCATGGAGGCCGGGGCGCTCGCCGAGGCCCTGAAATAG